TGAAATCAGCTAGCTACATTTCAGGTTCAATGTAATTTTTACAATTAATTTATTCAAAAAAAATTCTCCTTTTTTAAAACCAAACACCAATAAAATTAGTTGGTTACAATTTTTTCATTCAAAACATGATATAACACCTTATACAACACACCATTTCAACACTACACTCTAAGAAATATACCGTATAAGGACATAAAAAAACAGGTGATACATCGTAGTATATCACCTGCCTCAAGCATTGTTCCTATATGTATAATTACTTTGAATGCTTTTCAACCGCATTTTCGATCTCTCTCATCTTTGAAGAAGAATATGCGCCATAAGTCATATAGACCACTTTTCCTCTACTATCCAACACATACAAATAAGGATCGTCTTTCTTACCTAAGCTCAGTTTTTCTTTGTAAGTCTTGATATTCCCTTTGTATGTCACCGTGTTATCATGCAGGTCTTTCATGATGTTCTTCTTCATTCGGCTTCTAACATTCTCCCCTGCTGTACGTGCCACACCATTAATCATTCCCAAGAAGTAAAGGTTTACATCATAAGTCTGCTCTGGAACAAACATGGTTCCTGAACTGGGCGCTGACAAAAATGTATTGTAAAATGGCTGTACCCATGTGTTGAGCTTATCATCGGACTGCTTAGAATAAGCCACTCCAATCAATGTAACCTTTCCCCTTGCCGCAGATGGCAGTGTAAGGTTTTTATCGTTCAGGTCAGTTACACTAATATTAGGAAACGCCTGTCCTACTTGCGCCTTGAGTGATATTGAAGCAGTCAAAGTCACAAAAAGTACCATTGCAAGCTTGATGAGATATTTGGGATTCATTAGTCAGTTGGTTTAATTCAATAAATCATGAAACTATTAATTCAGTATCATAAGGCCAACTACAAGGTGTTGGCTGCTTACAGAAACTAACATCAACCAGCTAAAAGCAAAATGCGTACCGTCACTCAAAAAGACAATTTACTTCACCATTTTTCAAAGCTAAATTAAGCTTATTTCACTTCTTCCACATACAGTTCTTCTGTATAAACAATGAATTTACGGATGTACTGAAAACCCATATCCTGCAACTGACTGGCATACTTATTCACCTGATTACTGTATTTTTCATCAGATAATCCAGTTTTGTAGTCAATCACAATTGCCTCTTTTCCTTTTAGAAGCAGACGGTCTGGCCTTAGTGACTTTACTCTTTCCAAGGACATTGCATCACTATTTTTGATCAGTAACTCTGCCTCATTTTTAACTGTATAACCACTTTGGCTATCAAAAAATGCGGAGATTTCAGGCATAGCCACTACCTGTTCCATCTGTTCTTCATACTCAGGCACTTCCTTGACAGTAATCAGCCCTTCATGTACCAATGACTTGACTGCATCGTGAATATCCTCCCTGTACATCACACGTTCAAAGGCTTTGTGCATAATCACGCCCCTTTTCCTTGCGGAGAAGATTTCTGACATGGCAATCATACGCTCACTGCCTTCAAGCTCATTACTTCGAAGTCTAATCCTGTCACGGTTTTCAGCATGTATAAAATGCTCAATTGGCATTTTTCCACTTACAGCTTTTGTCTCTTCCGGCTCATGTGAATGATCATCAAAGAAATGATACTCCTTAATATTCGAAACCGGATTGTCAAAAGGGTAAACTGTTTCTTTCTTTTCTCGAATATCCAGTTCTGATGTTGTCAGGAACATATCCATCAGTTGACCTATATTCTGAATATTGCCACCTTTTACAGGTTTCTCCTTGGTGATAATATGTAAGTAAGCCCCTGCCCTTGTCAATCCAACATAGAAGATATTAAAGGCATCCGTAAAAACAGCCTGCTTTTCATTGATATAATCTTGACGGAAAATGGTATTCTCTAACCTGTTACTAATCCCGATATTTACAGCGCTCAGTTCTGAAACCACCGAGTTATCCTGCCATTCAGCCCACAATGCATCAGTTGGACGAGGCACCAATTGCCAGTCTGCAAAAGGCATAATGACAGCTGGAAATTCCAACCCTTTTGACTTATGGATGGTCATCACCCTTACAGAGTGTTCACTTTCCTGAGTTGTAATGGAAGTATCATTTTTCTTTCTCTCCCAAAACTGAAGGAACTCCTGAATACTGTTGCCTTTCTGCTGACTGAATTGCAGAACTACTTCCATAAACTTATGCAGGTAAATCTGTTCCTGTTTCAGTTCGTTCAGTTTAATACTGCGAACCAACTCCTCCACCATTTCATACAATGAAAGGAATTGTAATGCTGTCAGGTCTACATTAATGGAGAAGACTTTGTTAATCAAACTCACAAAAGACTCCAAACTATTGGTGACCCTGACTTTTTCTGCCAGCTCATTATAAACCAAGCCTGAAAAGAAAGGAGATATACTTCCATTGGCTTCTATCACATACTGGTGCTTTTTCAGGTACCTAAGTAACCTCATTCTCAATGAAGCATCCGCATAGGTTGTAAACAGTCTGAAGAAATCCACGATAAAGTTTACGGCTTCAGAGTTTGTCAGCAACAATGACTCTGAAGATACCACACTGATTTTGTGCTTCATCAGGTGTTGGGCAATCTTTACCCCTTGGCTGTTATTTCGAACCAGAATTGCGATATCACCATACCTAAATCCTTGACCATTCAGTTCCCGAACTTTCTCATAAGTATACTCCAATGTAGCCCAATCATATGCCTCATTGGCTTCTGCTGTTGTCTGATCCTCAAACTTTGAGATTGTCGTTAGTTTTACCTGTCCTCCATCTCTACTGTTATGTTTCTGTGTCACCTGCGCATAGTACCTTTGCAAGTCAGGTAGCGGCAATACTTTAAGTAAAGTCTCAAACACATTGTTGTTGAAGGTAATCACATTTTTATGGCTCCGGAAATTGGTATCCAAGTCTTGAGGGTTGTCGTGCTCCCTAAAAACAAAAGCCTCTTCCTCAAGCAATGTTCCTGCTGCGGTTGGCAACTCCGGAAGCCCTACCAACATGTCTGCTCTACCACCTCTCCATCGGTAAATAGCTTGTTTAGCATCTCCCACCACCAAACAAAGACACTGATTGGTAAGTGCATTGGAAACCAATGGTACCAAGTTATGCCATTGCATCATTGATGTATCCTGAAACTCATCTATCAGGATATGCTTATACCTTTCACCAATCCGCTCATATATATAAGGTACTGGCTCACCCTCGATAATGCTGTTGATCTTTGCATTAACATCAGAGATATGAACCATATTGCGCTCTACTTTCAACACCTCCAGCAGTTTATCAAGCTCATTGATAGTTGCCAGCAAGAAAATTCGTTTCCTTACCTGATTTGCCACTATATAATTGCTCAACAGCTCTTCATCCTGACGGTAAGCCTCTATCGCATAGAACTTATCAATCAGGTCAGCTTTGATGCCTTCTATTACGCCTTCCAACTTTGCTTTCTTTGCTTCTCCTGAAAGCCACTTATCATCCTCAATAGTTGCAATAGTTGTTTTGTTAGGCTCCAGCTTCTCCAATGAGTCTTCCCTACTCGCTACTTTCTTAAAGAAATTGTAAATCGCTTTTCTATTGAAGTGCTTGTCTTCTAACTGATGTTGGTGGATTAAGTCCAAAGCTTCTTGCGCAAACCTTGCAATATCTTCCTCAACTTTCTCTACAAACTGAAATAACTGCTCCTTGATTTGCTTAAAACCATTCAAGTCCAAGCCTTTCAACTGTCGAACAACTTTTGCGGCGTCCTCATTGAAAAGGTTCTGACCAAACTCAAACAAATCACGGTCTATGTGCCAGTTTTTCTCTTCTTCTGCCTTGCTTAGAGCAAATTCTGTTAACAAATCACTCAAAGCCTTGTCTCGGTCTTCACCAACCATATCATGCAGGAGGTAAGTTGCCTCATCCAATAACTCTCGGCTGTCCAACTCAAGCTCAAAGTTGAAAGGAAGGTCTAGGTCTTTTTTGAATGCCTGAATAATTTTCTGATTGAAGGAGTCAATTGTACTGACAGAAAAGTCAGCATAATTGTGCAAAAGTTTTCGGTGCACCAATTTTGCCCTATGGCATAAGGTTTCTCTTGCATTGTCACGGCTATCGAATTGGCCTTCTACTTCGTCCAGAATTGCTTCCAGCATGATGTCCCCTGTATCTAAAGGATCCATAGTAGCGAAGGCAGAGAGCTTTGAAAGAATTCGTGCTTTCATCTCATTTGTCGCATCCTTGGTAAAAGTCACCGCAAGGATGTGTCTAAAATAACCCGGCTCAAAATCATCATCTGCTCCAGGTGATGTCAGTGCCAGTTTCAGGTATTCTTTTGTCAAGGTAAATGTCTTACCTGACCCTGCAGATGAACGGTAGATACGGAATTGTCTTTCAATCATAAAAAATAGCGTGAACCTTCCTTAAAACATGTTAGCCCAATCCTTTCGGAATGGGCTATAAGATACAATCTAAAGTCGTTATTTACTGCTTTTATGCAGCTTCTATATTTTCTTCTTCTAAAGGTGGTCTATGGTATTCCTTAAACCAGCTTGTAACTGTCATTTCCATCACACCGAAAAGTGCCTCCTTAAAAATTCTGGATGACATTTTGGATTCCCCTCTCGTCCTGTCAGTGAATATAATAGGCACCTCACAGATTTTGAAACCATACTTCCATGTCAGGAACTTCATTTCTATCTGAAAAGCATAACCTACAAACTTGATGTTATCCAAGTCGATTGTTTCCAGTACCTTTCTGCGATAACACTTAAATCCTGCTGTGGTATCATGGATATTCATACCAGTGATAAAGCGAACATACTTGCTGGCAAAGTAAGACATCAAAACCCTACCCATTGGCCAATTCACCACATTGACACCTGTCACATAGCGTGAACCTATGCTCATGTCATATCCTTTCTTAAAACATGCCTTATATAGTTTGATCAGGTCTTTAGGATTGTGGGAGAAATCAGCATCCATTTCATAAATGTACTCATACCCCAATGACAGTGCTTTCTTGAAACCATGTATATAAGCTGTTCCCAAGCCAGACTTCTCGGTTCTTTCTTCTATAAATATTCTACCGGGATTTTGCTCCATGAGCGTCTTCACACACTGTCCGGTACCATCAGGCGAATTATCGTCCACAACCAAGATATCAAAGCGAACCGGTAACTTCAGTACAGCTTCAATGATTGCCTGTATATTTTCAATCTCGTTGTAGGTCGGTATGATTACAATATTTTCCACTTGTCAAAGATATTATGCAAGAGTAGCTTTATAGTAAAATACAAATTTATTTTAATATAGTTTAACTTTCATTCTAAATATACTTTTTCCAAGAAGAAACATAGCTTAATGTTATTAGAATGCACTATTTCTACTAATTTCTTTACATACAAAAAGGCTTTCTCAATTTAATGAGAAAGCCTTTTCACAATCTAGCATATCGCTATATCACCTGATTATTAACTTCTTAGAAATCCCTTTATAATTCCCTGTTCCTACTTTCAATAAATAGATCCCTGTAGGTAATGGATTCAATTCCACTCTTTCCAACAAATCATAACTTTGCTTCTCAAGGGTCTTTGTCAAAATCATTTTCCCTGTTGCGTCCACCAGTTCAAGACTCACTCCCCCTCTATAGCTTCCAATGATACTTAAATCAAAGTAACCATTTTCAACAGGGTTAGGGAGAATAGTAACGCTATCGAATACCAAATCACGGTCAAGGGCTGTCACTGTACCATCTCCAAAAAGTCTATTGGTTAGCACATTACAGCTACCTAGCTTTACTTTCGCCTGATACACTGACTCAGGGTTTGGCAACTCAAAAGTCTGAGAAGTTATACCCGAGACTACTTCTCCATCTACAATCCATTCATAAGCATCCCCTGCTGTCGCTACCAGATTACCGCTCTTGTCCAATTTAATTTCAGCACCTGCCACGATAAACTCATGATCCACTGAACGGGTATTACCATCTGAATCTGATGCTTTCACATTTAGCAGAATGGTTGCTCGCCTATTTGGAAAGTCCGTTATCACAACTTTATCACCATCAAAAGCAAAGTCAAACGAACTTGTACTAATTGACGAAGGTGATACACTTACAATAGATGCTTGAATTGTTATATCCTCAGCTTCTGAGGTGTCATCTGAGACAATTCCTCTTAGGTTTACATTGATACTTCCACTTGGACAAAGAATTGAATTCATATTTCTCATGTCAATTCTTGGTGCATTATTGATATCAGAAACCAGCACTGTAATATCATCCGACATGCTTCTAGCTGAGCTAAAGTCCTCTCGGTCATAAGCTGTAATCGTTATTCTATCTGCTCCTCTATATCCAAAATCAGCTTCTAGCCAGATTGACTTGTCCACCATTTCAGCTTTGACTTTACCTCCTGAAGTATTCGCCATTTCAATCTCATAATAGAGCTCATCTCCATCCTGATCTACAAAATAGTCATCCAAGTTCTCAATTAACTTGATCAAGTCTCCATCATAAATACCTGCATAAGGCAATGCAAAGGCTGTTCTTTCAGGAGCGCTTTCATATTTCTCAACTGTTACATTGATTTCCTCATATGCATATAATGGCTCATCAGGTCTTCTCAAACTGTCAGTAACTGAAATGTATATTTTTCCTTCCCCAACAAAATCTTTATCCGTAGTCAAATATAGATTCAACTTGCTTCTTGTCTTATTTACGGGCACTCTTTCAAGGTCCAATGTCAACTCAGGAATATCTGTTGACACTTCGAACGCCAAAGTATCTCTATCTACATCCGTAAATGAAGCTTCCAGATCTCCAATCAGTAGTCTTTGTGTTCCTTGATATGTCACAATATCATTAAACTCTACCCCATCTTTTAATTGTGGTGCATCGTTTACAAACTCAATATAAAAGACGTAGTTCTTTTCAGTTGAGATACCATTTTCATCTGTTGCCCTCAGCGTAAATTCTATTACTCCATACTGATTTTCTACAGCTCTAAAGTAAAGATTGTTATTGGCGTCAATCCCTACAACCGTTGATTCCTGATAACCATCTTCATAAGTAATGGTTTTTTTCCCTCTTTCTAAAATGGCTTCATAAGTCAACTCACTACCTGTCGGATGACCAAAAAATGTATCTAAATCATACCAAAGGACCGTAGTCGGGTCATCTTCCTTGATATTGAACACCAGTTCTGTATTCTCTCTTTGGAAGGGAGCAATTATATTCAGTGTTTTTTTAACTGAATCAATCTCACAAGATGTCCCAGCCTTTAAAGTAATGGTGTAAGTACCTCCTTCATCAAAAGTATACTTCAACCCAGGACCTTCTTTATCGAACCTTGGGTCTCCACCAAAGTTGTAATAAAACTGTACAGCATTTGCTGTATTAACAGTGTCCAGCATAACTGTCCTCCCTGCAAATGAATCTCCCACAATTGGATTTCCTAAACTATCGCTAATTGAAAAGTCTATTACAGGTGATTCTTCAAAACATATATCAAAAAGTTGTGGCGTTGTCATGGACCAATTGCCTTGTTCATCCTGTACCCTTGCATATACATAATGCCTTCCTGAAGGAAGTGCCAACTCCACACTGTCTGTATCACCTTGAAGGGTAACAAAAGTTGCAGAGGCATCAGGCATTACCGAATCAATAGAATCTACCAAAGGTAACGCTACACTTTGTTCCAAAACATTACTTTTCTTGTACCTATAAGAGGTAGGCATCTTGTCTTCACTCTGAAGTGGCACTTCACCAAAGTAATACTCTGCCTTTACAATATTCTGGGGAGTAATTGGCTTGGCTGGCGGACGTACAAAAAAGCGGGCAGCCTGTGAGGTACTCCATTCACCTGACTCATCCTTTACTCTAACTCCAATTCTATGAATCCCATTTTCTATTTCACTGGCATTTAAAACCAGTTCGTCCTCCACCAAGGAGGACGGATTGGATAAGGTGACTAGACTACCTGTTCCAATACCTGAATCATCACTCAAGAAATATTCGTAAGCGACAATGTCTTTTTGCTCATGAACGGTCGGTGTACTTTGGTTTCGTATAAAAAATGGCCTGACTGTATTCAGTGTCCAATATTGCTTATTAGCTGTATCTTCCCATAATAGACGTACAACCACAATATGTGTTCCTTCATCCAGATTATACTCTGAAAGATTAATATCCAATTCCGCTGTTATTTCAGAAGAAGGGCTTTCTACAGCCACATACTTTCCTTTTCCCGGACCTTTGTCTTCATCAATCTGGTACTCGTAACCCAATATTGTCTGTCCAAAAGAAAAGAGCGGCAGAAAGCACAAGCATAAAAAAATGGTTGGCTTGATAAGTTTATAGCGCATTTTGAGTGATTTGAGTCCAGAAAAATTATTGCTGTTCTTCGCCAGGATAACCTGCTTTTATTGTCACCCTAATTTGCTTGTCTGATTCAACAACAGGCTTATCTATAGAGATTGATTGGATATAAGGCATCATATACCTTCCTCTTGGGTTATAAGGATAATTTCCTCCCATAATACCCAATGCATCTCCCTGTTGACCGGCTGTCAAAGCTGGAGAAGTTGACTTCAAAGTGAAATTTGAAGTTGTCACCCACTCGTATAAATCTGCTCTATAGCTGACCGTTGTAAACTGAGGATCCTGTTGGTTTATATTATCAACATAGCTATTGGTCTCATCAGAACCTGAGCTGAAAATATCTCTTGTGCCTACACAAAGGTTATTGGTGATGACACAATTAGTTACATTAGCCAATCCAATATCATTATTGGTATTAGCATTCTGAGCAAAAAATATGTTATTGATAATTGCTGCATCTGAGATGTTGACCAATGCAGGAACACTTTCATTACTAGGATAAAAAAGGTTATTGATCAATGCTGTAGCTTGCGTTTGTAAACCCGTGGCATAACCAATCACATTATTTTCAATATTATAAATGGCAGACTTCCCTAACACTGATGGAGTCTCTAATGAAATTCTATTGATAATGTTATTTCTGATATCAGCTTCTATAGCATAGGCAGTTGCATCAAGTGCTGTAAATTCTATAATTCCTATGTAATTGAACTCGATTGTCAGTTTCCCAAACTGCTGATCTGTATCTCCACTTACAGACTTGCTAAACAACCTTTCAATGTAATTATTGGCGATTGTCACATCACTTGTAGTTTCAGAAACTGTCACAGAACCTATTTGAGTCTTCTCTCCAAAAAACTCATCCGTACCTATATAGCCACCACCCAACAACTTAAGGTTCTTTGCGATGGTTACATCACCATACGAAACAGAGGATGGGTGAACATAGATCATACTACCTGCTGGTGCTTGGTCTATAGCCTCTTGCAGATCTGTAAATTGTGCTGGAATCCTTACATTATTACTGACTGTATATACATTTTGTGCTTGTAAAGAGATGGTCAGTAATAAACTTGAGATGATCAGAAAAAAATATTTCATATGGACTAATTAATTGTGGATGTTGTATTCAGGTTATATAACGAAGTAAGCTATATTTTAATACTCCAAAATCGAATTATGGTCAGTACTAGCTAATTATTCTCTAATTTCACCTGACAGCATATAATCAAAGCCTTTCAATGATTTTTTATAAAACTAAAAAGAACAGGCTTATATCTTCAAATATTGATATATTTTGATTAAAAAGTTACAGCAAAACATCAAAAAATATTCTGTATCTTACTTCATGAAAAACTAAGCCACAAGCTCACCTCATTAATACACACAACAACAGAACTACCTTAGCGTATTATTACCATAGCACTTTCTCACCTTTTCACCCAAAATACTATATGACGGCATTAATACTTCTATAACATCAGTGTTATCATCCATTTTAACCGTCTCAACTTATGCTGTGCAATCCTATATTTTCAAGACCAAAAGTATTATTTGTTCTTGCAGTACTTGGCTGTGTGTTAACCCAAAATTCTAAAGCTCAAAATTCCTCCACACCCTATACGCTTCACCAAGAAATTACTACGTTGCAGCTCAGAGTCAATGAATTTGAACTTGACCAAGCACAACTATTGGTTCAATCTTTTGTCAATGACTTTACAGCATCTCAACATCACTTCTCTACATCAATAGACCTTTTATTTGACTATGAAGTCAAAAAACTTCAACTCTTACTTAAATACAAGCAGGAAGAGGCTTTCTTAATGTACCAGCATAGTGATGGAGAAGTTCTTGATTATTACTGCAGTTTGAGATTGTATTCCCTACAATGCTTGAGTCTTGCTAAGTCATTACTAAAAAACACCTCTGAGTACACTGAAATTATTGAGTGTAAAGAATCCCTTAAGGTTTACTTTTATAAGGACATTAATTTTATACAAAGTAAAATCACTTACTGTGGCATCAGAATTAATGACCTTCAAAACCGTCTCACTTCATACCAACCGAGATATACTTCTTATAATAATCAAACAATCGCCCTGTTTGACAATTCTAAGACTATTCATCAACTGCATTCCTATATTACAACATGCGTAACCCCTCCATCAAACAACATTCAGTTTGCCACAGGGTACTTACATAACAACCACAAAAAAGCATTTATAGCCAAAGTAAGATTTGGAAAGATTCAATGGTTCAAAGAGCTGGGAAATGCCAATGGAGAAGAAACAATAGGAACATATGTGGGTAAAATCGATGACACTGCCATCACAAAAGTGATTTCAATTAATAAACAAAAAGAGCACTTTTTAAAAAGGCACTTTATCATTGAACTTACCGAAGATGGAAAAATCATTAATAGAACTGAAGAGAAAGATGTCATTGAACACCAAGTTTCTCCTTTATTTCTACACAAAAATCAGCAAAATGGCTCATTCCTTATCGGTCAAAGCACTGCTGAAATAGAAATGACTAATTATGGTGCAAAAGCTGATAACATACAACTAAAGTCTATCGATAAAGATGGAAATTTGGTTTGGCAACGAAGCGTAAAACTTCAAGGAAACGTCTTGGATGTCATTCAATTTGAGGACAATTTCACTTTTATCTGTAACTCCAGTTACAGTGGCAACTTATCCCAGTCTGAACCACAATCATTATCAAGCTCAAAAAATCATCAAGGTATATTACTGTTGTCTATCAACCAGCAAAGTGGGGAGATTAAGTATACTACTCTAGCGCTTTCAGAAGATAACAGGGCAATTAATGTAATTAAGATCAGCCTCAATGAATATTCAATTACAAGTGAGAAAACCTCATTGGCTAATAGACCTGATGCCCTTTTTGATGTAGTTGTCTCCAATAAAGGAGAAATCCTTTATACTACTTTATAATCTTCCTGTGACGTCCTGAAATAGCGTTACAGATTTACAATGATACAACTTTATATGGATCCCACTAGCTCAAGTGCTGGTGGGTTTTCTTTTTTATAGGTCTTAATCTTTATCTCTCTTTGCAGGTGCATGTATTCTGGCGTTTTCATCCTGCATGATAAATGGGGTCTTTCCGTGTTGTAGATGTCTATACTCTGCTTGATTATTTTCTTCATAAGTTGGATATCATTGATTTGGATTCCTCTTATAAACTCCTGCTTAAGGATGCCATTTACGCGTTCAGCTACTGCATTTTGATAAGGATCATACTTCTCAGTCATGCTACAGGTTACCTGTGCGTCATCCAGCATTTCTTGATAATCATCACAACAATATTGCAACCCTCTATCGGAGTGATGGATCAAGGCTTCTGCAGGGTATTCCCGTTGCAGGAGTCCCCTTTTCAATGCCCGGATAGCCCCTTGGGCATTTAAGCTGTTGGATACATCATAGCCAACAACCTTTTTGGAATAAGCATCCGTGACCAAAGCCAGGTACATCGGGTTTTGCCTTGTGCCTATGTAGGTGATATCAGCCACCCAAAGCTGCTCTGGGCGCTTTACCTCCAAGTGTTGCGTCAGGTTCTTGTGCTTACGGAAACGGTGATGTGAGTTGGTGGTCACGTGATATCTTCTGCGAGGCTTTATCAGCATATGGTTAGCCCTGAGGATATCGAAAAGCCGATCTCTTCCTACATCAAGAGTCCTTAACTCCTGTTCCAAGATGGTGTACAGTTTGCGCACACCCAAGCGAGGCTGTCGCATGCGTACCTGCGTCACTAGCTCCAATACCTTCACCGTTAGGGCTTCCCGCTTCTTTTGCTCCTGCTTACATCTGTAATAAAACTGCCTGTTTACCCCGAGTAACTCACAACATTCAACCTTGCTCCAACCGTGTTCAATGTTGCTGCCCTCGATTACTCGGGGGATATATTTTTTCGCACTGGGATGTTATATTCTTTCTCTGCCATCTCCAGCATCATATCAAAGAGAATGATCTTCTTGTCAGCTCGTTCTACCTGCTTCTCTAGGGGTTGCTTCTGACGTTCCAGCAGCTTGACTTTTTGCTCCAGCTCCAATATTCTTTGCTCAGGGGTTTTCGACATTTTTAAGGGGTGTTTGTTGGACCAGTCCAAGTTACCAAATTTTCGCAACCAGTCACGAACAGTAGATTTGGCTTGAATACCATATTTGTCACAAGCGCCCTGTACTGAGAGCTTGCCTTCTTCCAATTCAGCGACCACTTGAAGCTTGAAGGACATTGTATAATCCTTCTGAGTTCGCTTTATATAAACCTGATTTACTTGCTTCTCTTCCATGACGTTACAGTTTTGGTGTAACGCTATGCTAGGACGGGACATCCTTATTTGTAAAAAGCTATAGCAATGAAAAACCCCACCTTTTGAGTGGGGTTTTTACATTTCTTGAAGAGAATATTATAGTTTGATACCCATAATAGTGATATCATC
This portion of the Limibacter armeniacum genome encodes:
- a CDS encoding UvrD-helicase domain-containing protein; translation: MIERQFRIYRSSAGSGKTFTLTKEYLKLALTSPGADDDFEPGYFRHILAVTFTKDATNEMKARILSKLSAFATMDPLDTGDIMLEAILDEVEGQFDSRDNARETLCHRAKLVHRKLLHNYADFSVSTIDSFNQKIIQAFKKDLDLPFNFELELDSRELLDEATYLLHDMVGEDRDKALSDLLTEFALSKAEEEKNWHIDRDLFEFGQNLFNEDAAKVVRQLKGLDLNGFKQIKEQLFQFVEKVEEDIARFAQEALDLIHQHQLEDKHFNRKAIYNFFKKVASREDSLEKLEPNKTTIATIEDDKWLSGEAKKAKLEGVIEGIKADLIDKFYAIEAYRQDEELLSNYIVANQVRKRIFLLATINELDKLLEVLKVERNMVHISDVNAKINSIIEGEPVPYIYERIGERYKHILIDEFQDTSMMQWHNLVPLVSNALTNQCLCLVVGDAKQAIYRWRGGRADMLVGLPELPTAAGTLLEEEAFVFREHDNPQDLDTNFRSHKNVITFNNNVFETLLKVLPLPDLQRYYAQVTQKHNSRDGGQVKLTTISKFEDQTTAEANEAYDWATLEYTYEKVRELNGQGFRYGDIAILVRNNSQGVKIAQHLMKHKISVVSSESLLLTNSEAVNFIVDFFRLFTTYADASLRMRLLRYLKKHQYVIEANGSISPFFSGLVYNELAEKVRVTNSLESFVSLINKVFSINVDLTALQFLSLYEMVEELVRSIKLNELKQEQIYLHKFMEVVLQFSQQKGNSIQEFLQFWERKKNDTSITTQESEHSVRVMTIHKSKGLEFPAVIMPFADWQLVPRPTDALWAEWQDNSVVSELSAVNIGISNRLENTIFRQDYINEKQAVFTDAFNIFYVGLTRAGAYLHIITKEKPVKGGNIQNIGQLMDMFLTTSELDIREKKETVYPFDNPVSNIKEYHFFDDHSHEPEETKAVSGKMPIEHFIHAENRDRIRLRSNELEGSERMIAMSEIFSARKRGVIMHKAFERVMYREDIHDAVKSLVHEGLITVKEVPEYEEQMEQVVAMPEISAFFDSQSGYTVKNEAELLIKNSDAMSLERVKSLRPDRLLLKGKEAIVIDYKTGLSDEKYSNQVNKYASQLQDMGFQYIRKFIVYTEELYVEEVK
- a CDS encoding polyprenol monophosphomannose synthase; protein product: MENIVIIPTYNEIENIQAIIEAVLKLPVRFDILVVDDNSPDGTGQCVKTLMEQNPGRIFIEERTEKSGLGTAYIHGFKKALSLGYEYIYEMDADFSHNPKDLIKLYKACFKKGYDMSIGSRYVTGVNVVNWPMGRVLMSYFASKYVRFITGMNIHDTTAGFKCYRRKVLETIDLDNIKFVGYAFQIEMKFLTWKYGFKICEVPIIFTDRTRGESKMSSRIFKEALFGVMEMTVTSWFKEYHRPPLEEENIEAA
- a CDS encoding T9SS type A sorting domain-containing protein, which codes for MRYKLIKPTIFLCLCFLPLFSFGQTILGYEYQIDEDKGPGKGKYVAVESPSSEITAELDINLSEYNLDEGTHIVVVRLLWEDTANKQYWTLNTVRPFFIRNQSTPTVHEQKDIVAYEYFLSDDSGIGTGSLVTLSNPSSLVEDELVLNASEIENGIHRIGVRVKDESGEWSTSQAARFFVRPPAKPITPQNIVKAEYYFGEVPLQSEDKMPTSYRYKKSNVLEQSVALPLVDSIDSVMPDASATFVTLQGDTDSVELALPSGRHYVYARVQDEQGNWSMTTPQLFDICFEESPVIDFSISDSLGNPIVGDSFAGRTVMLDTVNTANAVQFYYNFGGDPRFDKEGPGLKYTFDEGGTYTITLKAGTSCEIDSVKKTLNIIAPFQRENTELVFNIKEDDPTTVLWYDLDTFFGHPTGSELTYEAILERGKKTITYEDGYQESTVVGIDANNNLYFRAVENQYGVIEFTLRATDENGISTEKNYVFYIEFVNDAPQLKDGVEFNDIVTYQGTQRLLIGDLEASFTDVDRDTLAFEVSTDIPELTLDLERVPVNKTRSKLNLYLTTDKDFVGEGKIYISVTDSLRRPDEPLYAYEEINVTVEKYESAPERTAFALPYAGIYDGDLIKLIENLDDYFVDQDGDELYYEIEMANTSGGKVKAEMVDKSIWLEADFGYRGADRITITAYDREDFSSARSMSDDITVLVSDINNAPRIDMRNMNSILCPSGSINVNLRGIVSDDTSEAEDITIQASIVSVSPSSISTSSFDFAFDGDKVVITDFPNRRATILLNVKASDSDGNTRSVDHEFIVAGAEIKLDKSGNLVATAGDAYEWIVDGEVVSGITSQTFELPNPESVYQAKVKLGSCNVLTNRLFGDGTVTALDRDLVFDSVTILPNPVENGYFDLSIIGSYRGGVSLELVDATGKMILTKTLEKQSYDLLERVELNPLPTGIYLLKVGTGNYKGISKKLIIR
- a CDS encoding right-handed parallel beta-helix repeat-containing protein, yielding MKYFFLIISSLLLTISLQAQNVYTVSNNVRIPAQFTDLQEAIDQAPAGSMIYVHPSSVSYGDVTIAKNLKLLGGGYIGTDEFFGEKTQIGSVTVSETTSDVTIANNYIERLFSKSVSGDTDQQFGKLTIEFNYIGIIEFTALDATAYAIEADIRNNIINRISLETPSVLGKSAIYNIENNVIGYATGLQTQATALINNLFYPSNESVPALVNISDAAIINNIFFAQNANTNNDIGLANVTNCVITNNLCVGTRDIFSSGSDETNSYVDNINQQDPQFTTVSYRADLYEWVTTSNFTLKSTSPALTAGQQGDALGIMGGNYPYNPRGRYMMPYIQSISIDKPVVESDKQIRVTIKAGYPGEEQQ
- a CDS encoding IS3 family transposase; amino-acid sequence: MPRVIEGSNIEHGWSKVECCELLGVNRQFYYRCKQEQKKREALTVKVLELVTQVRMRQPRLGVRKLYTILEQELRTLDVGRDRLFDILRANHMLIKPRRRYHVTTNSHHRFRKHKNLTQHLEVKRPEQLWVADITYIGTRQNPMYLALVTDAYSKKVVGYDVSNSLNAQGAIRALKRGLLQREYPAEALIHHSDRGLQYCCDDYQEMLDDAQVTCSMTEKYDPYQNAVAERVNGILKQEFIRGIQINDIQLMKKIIKQSIDIYNTERPHLSCRMKTPEYMHLQREIKIKTYKKENPPALELVGSI